From Shewanella psychrophila, a single genomic window includes:
- a CDS encoding type II and III secretion system protein family protein, giving the protein MTNLVNMCVKGLLLGLFFCSNAMAGDRFITLNDATSVELDQDIGTVFISQPEIADYKITGSNKLVLYGNKLGQARLFVYNKANEVILSQLLHVDINLSQIRRQIKLFYPDLDINLTSVGDKVAVRGIVDSEQQRDDIYRLVAKLLGREKVDRFDDQTKDVEFEDSFSESNWLTYQRNFTWEGIIEGLRLSQTQQVNVKISVAQVTKEFNETLGVNWSTVGNAAGEFSFLDFKASDLSTVITALDNDKIAEVLAEPNLSVMSGESASFLVGGEIPVIFTNDNTTNVTFKEFGVRLDISAKVLNNSRIKLKLMPEVSAVEGFIEAAGIKVPQLSTRRAMTTIELGDGQSFMLGGLMSSDELEQVSKIPLLGDIPGVGALFRHVGTTRKKTELVIVATVNLVKPIAPTDIRLPKITPTKSLARFFNIEPESDEDNNVNVIHMLNQGGFIQ; this is encoded by the coding sequence ATGACGAATCTAGTGAATATGTGTGTGAAGGGCCTATTGTTGGGCCTGTTTTTTTGTAGTAATGCTATGGCAGGTGATAGATTTATTACCCTAAATGATGCCACTAGTGTAGAGCTGGATCAGGATATAGGGACTGTGTTCATCAGCCAGCCTGAGATAGCCGATTATAAGATCACCGGCAGTAATAAACTGGTTCTCTACGGCAATAAATTAGGCCAGGCAAGGCTATTTGTTTATAACAAAGCCAATGAGGTGATCTTATCTCAGTTATTGCATGTGGATATCAACCTGTCTCAGATCCGCCGTCAAATTAAACTGTTTTATCCCGACCTTGATATTAACCTCACTTCGGTGGGCGATAAGGTGGCCGTGCGCGGCATCGTCGATAGTGAACAGCAACGTGATGATATCTATCGTCTGGTCGCTAAGTTATTAGGGCGGGAGAAAGTCGACCGCTTCGATGACCAAACTAAAGATGTGGAATTCGAAGACTCCTTCAGTGAATCTAACTGGCTAACTTACCAGCGAAACTTTACCTGGGAAGGCATTATTGAGGGATTAAGACTTTCTCAGACACAGCAGGTGAATGTAAAAATTTCGGTGGCGCAGGTTACCAAAGAGTTTAATGAGACATTAGGAGTTAATTGGTCGACGGTGGGGAATGCTGCCGGTGAGTTCTCTTTCTTAGACTTTAAAGCCAGTGATTTATCGACCGTCATCACTGCGCTGGATAACGACAAAATTGCTGAGGTATTGGCAGAACCTAATCTTTCTGTCATGTCTGGAGAATCGGCAAGCTTCCTGGTTGGTGGTGAGATCCCTGTGATCTTTACCAATGATAATACTACCAATGTGACTTTTAAAGAGTTTGGTGTCCGCTTAGATATTTCGGCTAAGGTTTTGAATAATAGTAGGATTAAGCTTAAATTGATGCCTGAAGTCAGTGCCGTTGAAGGTTTTATTGAGGCCGCTGGGATCAAGGTACCACAGTTGAGCACACGTCGCGCTATGACCACCATAGAACTGGGGGATGGCCAAAGCTTTATGCTTGGTGGCCTGATGAGTAGTGATGAACTAGAGCAAGTCAGTAAGATCCCGCTATTAGGTGATATTCCAGGCGTTGGTGCCCTATTCAGGCATGTAGGAACGACTCGCAAGAAAACTGAGCTAGTGATCGTAGCCACGGTTAACCTCGTCAAACCCATTGCGCCCACAGACATTCGCTTACCCAAAATCACGCCGACTAAGTCCTTGGCGCGCTTCTTTAATATCGAGCCTGAATCCGACGAAGATAATAATGTCAACGTCATTCATATGCTCAACCAAGGGGGCTTTATTCAGTGA
- a CDS encoding substrate binding domain-containing protein: MLDQNTLSSIDQAVEIAVDNAHNLQGSIKINCVGGFLGEEVIASLVNDFIAKYPGISVELDFSSQRVDLLVEQFDLVFRMGELEDYGFVAHKLMSIENRILASPKYFNSRSYPTHPRELKVHLCITGAINSWSFYHVDDCEHKLDVHINGVFRCKNGRAMKHSALAGNGIVRLPGLYCSKELSRGELVSVFEGWRVADTPFYLLYHKDKFQPARLKTFISFTINNFMKYTRE; encoded by the coding sequence GTGCTTGACCAGAATACCCTATCTAGTATTGATCAGGCGGTGGAAATTGCCGTGGACAATGCCCACAATTTACAAGGAAGCATCAAAATTAACTGTGTGGGGGGCTTTCTCGGCGAGGAGGTTATCGCGAGTCTGGTTAATGACTTTATTGCTAAATATCCTGGTATATCAGTAGAGCTGGATTTTAGTAGTCAGCGAGTCGACTTGCTGGTGGAGCAGTTTGATCTGGTTTTTCGCATGGGAGAGCTAGAAGATTACGGATTCGTTGCGCACAAGCTAATGAGCATTGAAAACAGGATCTTGGCTTCACCTAAATATTTTAACAGCCGCAGTTATCCCACTCATCCAAGAGAGCTGAAAGTGCATCTGTGCATCACGGGAGCAATCAATAGTTGGTCCTTCTACCATGTCGATGATTGCGAGCATAAACTTGATGTGCATATCAATGGAGTTTTTCGTTGTAAGAATGGCAGGGCAATGAAGCACAGTGCTTTAGCGGGCAATGGCATAGTGAGACTGCCCGGGCTCTATTGCTCTAAAGAGCTTAGTCGAGGTGAATTGGTTTCGGTTTTTGAAGGTTGGCGAGTCGCCGACACACCATTTTATTTGCTTTATCATAAAGACAAATTTCAGCCAGCAAGATTAAAAACGTTTATTTCATTCACTATTAATAATTTTATGAAATATACTAGGGAATAA
- a CDS encoding LysR family transcriptional regulator, translated as MYHLKDLHLAIRIADLQSISAAGRELGMTPAAASAALQRLEKLIDCQLFSRSTRSMTLTQEGQVFIETGRKALELLEGANTALADNRGELKGEIRIALPSDLGRNLIRGWLDDFANQAPDLTLTLLFGDHMSDLINQNLHLALRYGQLEDSNLKRRQLAMTHRVAIASPDYLAKSGMPKNPNELNQHQVLILNRGGKPWNRWQFSHKGESYETHVRGNKISNDGAVIRDWALAGEGIAYKSWLDVAADVHQGRLVLLFPDQLAEKIPLQLVYLQSDYPTLKIRKTIDFIIKRIEDFSETFPLIVK; from the coding sequence ATGTATCATCTCAAAGATCTCCATCTCGCCATCAGAATTGCCGATCTTCAAAGCATCTCGGCAGCCGGTCGCGAACTAGGTATGACACCAGCGGCGGCCAGCGCTGCGCTTCAGCGGCTGGAAAAACTGATAGACTGTCAGCTGTTTTCTCGCTCTACCCGCTCAATGACACTCACTCAAGAAGGGCAAGTTTTTATCGAGACGGGTCGTAAAGCTCTGGAATTACTTGAAGGTGCAAATACAGCACTGGCGGATAACCGAGGAGAGCTAAAAGGAGAGATACGTATCGCTCTACCTTCAGATCTAGGGCGAAACCTCATCCGTGGTTGGCTCGATGATTTTGCCAATCAGGCTCCCGACCTGACCCTCACTCTCTTGTTTGGCGATCATATGTCAGATCTCATCAATCAGAACCTGCATCTGGCACTTAGATATGGCCAGCTTGAAGACTCTAATCTTAAACGCCGCCAGCTAGCCATGACCCACAGGGTTGCCATAGCCTCCCCCGATTACCTCGCTAAGAGTGGAATGCCAAAAAACCCAAATGAGCTCAATCAACACCAAGTATTGATCCTCAATCGAGGCGGAAAACCTTGGAATAGGTGGCAATTCAGCCATAAGGGTGAAAGCTATGAGACCCATGTAAGGGGTAATAAGATAAGCAATGATGGTGCCGTCATTCGTGACTGGGCCTTAGCCGGTGAAGGCATAGCCTATAAGAGTTGGCTGGATGTTGCCGCAGATGTGCACCAAGGCAGGCTGGTATTACTCTTTCCCGATCAGCTGGCCGAGAAGATCCCACTACAACTTGTGTATCTGCAATCCGACTATCCAACACTAAAGATCAGAAAAACCATAGACTTTATCATCAAACGCATAGAAGATTTTTCAGAGACTTTTCCCTTAATAGTTAAGTAA
- a CDS encoding Flp family type IVb pilin: MNKFYCNTMAFLATYKKDERGVTAIEYGLIAVAMAVALTAVFASDGNLMTALNDAFALITTNLAKMTAGT; encoded by the coding sequence ATGAACAAGTTTTACTGCAATACTATGGCTTTTCTCGCGACTTATAAAAAAGATGAGCGCGGCGTAACGGCAATCGAATATGGATTGATCGCTGTAGCTATGGCAGTTGCATTGACAGCAGTTTTTGCTTCTGATGGCAACTTGATGACTGCGCTGAATGATGCATTTGCATTGATCACAACTAACTTAGCTAAAATGACCGCTGGTACATAA
- a CDS encoding A24 family peptidase: protein MQLTILAIASLLFVLTTCCVSDIGQRRISNSSCLVVLVICIWLAQSQQQLVAGLLSGCLIFFFSLLLFKLRWLAAGDGKLASALGVALPITSLSIALSLTAIFGGILAVTYLIKYRIIQKIPRGEDPGLPYGIAISLGFYIPILARYLGATTQS, encoded by the coding sequence ATGCAACTAACCATATTGGCCATAGCTAGTCTGTTATTCGTTTTGACTACTTGTTGTGTCAGTGACATAGGTCAACGACGTATCTCTAACTCAAGCTGTCTCGTCGTCTTGGTTATCTGCATCTGGCTAGCCCAGAGTCAGCAGCAATTGGTTGCTGGCCTGCTTAGCGGATGTTTAATCTTTTTTTTCAGTTTACTGCTTTTTAAGCTCAGGTGGCTCGCCGCAGGAGATGGAAAGTTAGCCAGCGCTCTGGGCGTCGCTTTACCAATAACGTCATTGTCTATAGCGTTAAGCTTGACCGCTATATTTGGTGGAATACTGGCAGTTACCTATCTGATTAAATATCGAATTATCCAAAAAATCCCCCGAGGAGAAGATCCCGGTTTGCCCTATGGTATCGCTATCTCCTTAGGTTTTTATATTCCTATCTTGGCTCGTTATTTAGGCGCTACAACTCAATCTTGA
- a CDS encoding RcpC/CpaB family pilus assembly protein produces MLNSKLIFIIAFIAVLTGLYGVADKLLSSPEAVVMPVSDDEAPITYTLWQVKKNMDKGTFLTLRDLKRVQLGQKEAQALGFNADVDLKLDTQTLTNTALNIDQYLLPEQLSHPGDLGYLSLIAREGMTLYPLTVATKNLINNYILPGDDIDILVVSSPEYNLATDTHRVEDFIGLKASLLMRKVRVISIGESEPGGAAPKVKSSNKEETRMVIEVAPDDLARLTLAQRTMHIEVHPSQHYGPNPEADVSDVITNYTGVVELRGASKSNVGGIF; encoded by the coding sequence ATGCTTAATTCTAAATTGATTTTCATTATCGCATTTATTGCGGTATTGACCGGACTGTATGGCGTGGCAGATAAACTGCTCTCAAGTCCAGAGGCTGTTGTCATGCCTGTTAGTGATGATGAGGCGCCGATAACTTATACCCTGTGGCAAGTGAAAAAAAATATGGATAAAGGCACTTTTTTAACCTTAAGGGATCTTAAGAGAGTGCAGCTAGGGCAGAAGGAGGCGCAAGCCTTGGGCTTTAATGCCGATGTCGACCTTAAACTAGACACGCAGACATTAACTAATACCGCACTTAATATCGATCAATACCTGCTTCCCGAGCAGCTTAGTCACCCTGGAGACCTTGGCTACCTTAGCTTGATTGCCAGGGAGGGAATGACCTTATATCCACTGACCGTAGCAACAAAAAATCTGATCAACAATTATATTTTGCCCGGTGATGATATCGACATTTTAGTGGTCAGCTCACCTGAGTATAACTTAGCCACCGACACCCATAGAGTTGAAGATTTTATTGGCTTGAAGGCATCGTTATTGATGAGAAAAGTCAGAGTCATCTCAATTGGTGAAAGCGAACCCGGAGGAGCAGCCCCTAAGGTGAAAAGCTCAAATAAGGAGGAGACCCGCATGGTTATCGAAGTGGCTCCCGATGATCTGGCTCGTTTGACTTTGGCCCAGCGGACCATGCATATCGAAGTGCATCCTAGTCAACACTATGGTCCAAATCCTGAGGCTGATGTGAGTGATGTTATTACGAATTACACCGGGGTGGTTGAGTTGCGTGGTGCATCTAAGAGTAATGTCGGCGGGATTTTTTAA
- a CDS encoding endonuclease: MSVTNLALAYDGNGTNQSFSKAKKMLEHQVYQDHRETIYCGAHFNAKKKISPPQGFRTSKHIKRAKKVEWEHIVPAENFGRAYSEWRDGNALCVNNKGKSFKGRKCAEKVNSQYRYMQADMFNLFPAIGAVNAMRSNYNFTLLPSVVSEFGSCQMKIDNKKSEPPVSARGRIARTYMYMDKTYPKYAMSKQQRQLMNAWDKTYPVSRWECERVKRIQTLQKNQNPITQSRCEAAGFWNK; the protein is encoded by the coding sequence ATGAGTGTGACCAACTTAGCCTTAGCATATGATGGCAACGGCACTAACCAGTCTTTCAGCAAAGCTAAGAAGATGCTTGAACATCAGGTATACCAGGACCATAGAGAGACCATCTATTGTGGTGCACATTTTAATGCCAAGAAGAAAATTTCACCTCCCCAAGGGTTCAGAACCTCAAAACACATCAAACGAGCTAAAAAGGTTGAGTGGGAACACATAGTACCTGCTGAAAACTTTGGTCGTGCATACAGTGAATGGCGCGATGGCAATGCCCTATGCGTTAATAACAAAGGAAAATCATTTAAGGGCCGTAAATGTGCGGAGAAAGTGAATAGCCAATATCGATATATGCAAGCCGATATGTTCAACCTGTTCCCGGCAATAGGCGCAGTGAATGCTATGCGTTCAAATTACAATTTTACCCTACTGCCAAGTGTTGTCAGTGAGTTTGGTTCATGCCAGATGAAGATTGACAACAAAAAATCCGAGCCTCCGGTGAGTGCAAGAGGCCGCATTGCCAGAACCTATATGTATATGGACAAAACCTACCCCAAATACGCCATGAGTAAACAGCAAAGACAACTGATGAATGCCTGGGATAAAACCTATCCGGTCAGTAGATGGGAATGTGAGCGGGTAAAGCGTATTCAAACCCTGCAAAAGAATCAGAACCCAATTACTCAGAGCCGTTGCGAAGCTGCTGGATTTTGGAATAAATGA
- a CDS encoding putative sulfate/molybdate transporter has product MTCKSTFLNRCDRFSGELSGAFADLGTFLPLVLGLIALNHFSPQGIFMGFGVFALFTAFYYRRPIPVQPMKVIAALVIAQGLTPGMLQASGMMMGIILLLLAFSGAISWLAKQLSPAISIGIQLAIGLQLIWMGGQMMGETWFIGITAFAILFVSRFLPMRYLAMPLVLASGMLWQFTSGIAPSFNLNVDTSWQLSWPSIHEWTSAAGLLVLPQLALTLTNAVIATTAIAKDKFPGDTVNGQENFTPKRLATSSGLMNLILAPFGATAMCHGAGGLAVQHHFGARTWIAPTIFGSTCLLIALTWGEGIASMLSLIPLAVLGSLLAIAGLQLAWSKRFIDGRPFCIFVILSTAAICLLVNTAAGLAAGFILETARRQWRVFSDLRS; this is encoded by the coding sequence ATGACATGCAAAAGCACATTTCTTAACAGGTGTGATCGATTCTCAGGTGAGCTCAGCGGAGCCTTCGCCGACTTAGGTACGTTTTTACCACTCGTTTTAGGCCTTATCGCCCTTAACCATTTTTCTCCCCAGGGGATCTTCATGGGCTTTGGCGTGTTTGCGTTATTTACCGCTTTTTACTACAGGCGTCCAATCCCAGTACAGCCCATGAAAGTGATCGCCGCCTTGGTTATTGCTCAAGGTTTAACCCCTGGCATGCTACAGGCCAGCGGCATGATGATGGGTATCATACTGCTTCTGCTCGCCTTTAGCGGTGCGATTAGCTGGCTGGCGAAGCAGCTCTCCCCTGCTATCAGCATAGGTATACAGCTCGCCATAGGTTTACAACTGATCTGGATGGGGGGACAGATGATGGGTGAAACCTGGTTTATTGGCATAACCGCTTTCGCCATCCTCTTTGTCAGTCGCTTCCTTCCCATGCGTTATCTGGCAATGCCTCTGGTATTAGCATCGGGCATGCTATGGCAGTTCACTAGTGGCATAGCACCTAGCTTTAACCTAAACGTCGACACTAGCTGGCAGCTAAGCTGGCCTAGTATCCACGAGTGGACCTCAGCAGCAGGTCTGCTGGTACTGCCCCAACTAGCGCTCACCCTAACCAATGCAGTGATCGCCACCACTGCAATAGCAAAAGATAAGTTTCCCGGTGATACCGTCAATGGCCAAGAGAACTTTACTCCAAAACGTTTAGCCACCAGCTCAGGCTTAATGAACCTTATCCTCGCCCCTTTCGGCGCCACCGCCATGTGTCACGGCGCTGGTGGCCTCGCAGTTCAGCACCACTTCGGCGCCAGAACCTGGATAGCTCCAACGATATTTGGTAGCACTTGCCTGCTAATCGCCCTCACTTGGGGTGAAGGAATAGCAAGCATGTTGTCACTCATTCCACTGGCAGTACTAGGCAGTTTATTAGCGATTGCAGGTTTACAACTCGCCTGGTCGAAGCGATTTATCGATGGCAGACCCTTCTGTATTTTCGTTATCCTCTCGACTGCCGCTATCTGCCTGCTAGTAAATACTGCTGCAGGATTGGCTGCAGGGTTTATCTTAGAAACGGCTCGACGACAATGGAGAGTGTTCTCGGATTTGAGAAGTTAA
- a CDS encoding IS3 family transposase (programmed frameshift) — translation MNTKRQYRTYTKEFKEEALCLITEQGYSVPQAADALGVSSNLLYTWKQKAEELESSNVTSDERAELLALRKEVKQLRVEKEIFKKGQCLLRERNEVKFRYIRDNRSQFEIKTVCKVLNVSRSAFYDWLSRPAKIISENELKLYRTAKRLFKRSRNSLGSRQLSKKLCEEGYIIGRYRTRSIMRKLGLVVTQRQAYTVTTKRKHSDSVADNVLSQNFNPAEPNQAWAGDVTYLRTNEGWMYLAIVMDLHSRRIIGWSISKRMTVSLVERALQVAITLRQPGCGVLFHSDRGSQYTSKQFQSLLTKSGMTPSMSSVGACLDNAVVERFFGSLKHEWLLNVVHLTRESMKQDVEEYIRYYNHERLHTTLGDLTPSNYEKLQSQVSSCA, via the exons ATGAATACGAAAAGACAGTACCGAACTTATACCAAAGAGTTTAAAGAAGAAGCTTTATGCTTGATAACCGAACAAGGCTATAGCGTTCCACAAGCCGCAGACGCGCTTGGTGTCTCATCCAACCTGCTCTATACCTGGAAACAGAAGGCTGAAGAGCTAGAGAGTTCTAACGTAACTTCAGATGAGAGAGCCGAGCTTTTAGCCCTAAGAAAAGAGGTTAAGCAGCTTCGGGTAGAGAAAGAAATAT TTAAAAAAGGCCAGTGCCTTCTTCGCGAAAGAAATGAAGTAAAGTTTCGGTATATTCGAGACAACCGCTCTCAATTCGAAATAAAAACAGTTTGTAAGGTGCTGAACGTTAGCCGTAGTGCCTTCTATGATTGGCTATCTAGGCCCGCTAAGATTATTAGCGAAAATGAGCTAAAACTGTATCGTACGGCAAAGCGCCTTTTCAAGCGCAGTCGTAACAGCTTAGGCTCACGTCAGTTATCCAAAAAACTATGTGAAGAAGGCTATATCATCGGCCGTTATCGCACTCGCTCTATCATGCGAAAGCTTGGCTTAGTGGTGACTCAGCGCCAAGCCTATACAGTAACGACTAAGCGAAAACACAGTGATAGTGTTGCAGATAACGTGCTGAGCCAGAACTTTAACCCTGCTGAACCTAACCAAGCTTGGGCAGGTGATGTCACCTATCTGAGAACTAACGAAGGCTGGATGTATTTAGCTATTGTTATGGATTTACACTCTAGACGAATCATTGGCTGGAGTATCTCGAAACGAATGACCGTCAGCTTGGTTGAACGTGCATTACAGGTGGCTATAACACTTCGTCAACCAGGCTGCGGTGTTTTATTTCACAGTGACAGAGGCTCGCAGTATACGAGTAAGCAATTCCAAAGCTTGCTAACAAAGAGCGGAATGACACCTTCTATGAGCAGTGTTGGCGCTTGCCTAGATAATGCTGTCGTTGAACGATTTTTTGGTAGTTTAAAGCACGAATGGCTGTTGAATGTAGTTCATTTAACACGAGAGTCAATGAAGCAAGATGTTGAGGAATATATTAGGTATTACAACCATGAGCGGTTACATACTACGCTAGGTGATTTAACACCGAGCAACTATGAAAAGTTACAAAGTCAGGTGTCCAGTTGTGCTTGA
- a CDS encoding alkene reductase: MSLFTPYKKSHLSLSNRMVMAPMTRSRTTQPGNTPNEMMAEYYAQRASTGLIITEATQISDDSQGYSFTPGVYTSEQVEGWKKVTSAVHLAGGTIFNQLWHVGRVSHPVFQRGQAPIGPSAIKPTDTQVWVVDEANPEGQMVDCPTPREMHQGDIDRVVNDFALAAKNAIDAGFDGVEIHGGNGYLIDQFLRTNSNHRADEYGGTPEKRIRFLIEIVKAVSVKIGAAKVGVRLAPFVTFKDMGCPEIVETILLAAKQLGTMNIGYVHLSEADWDDAPQIPESFRVELREVFHGTIIVAGRYDVNRANEILTKEYADLVAFGRSFIANPDLPYRLCNQLPLANFDKGPLFGGGAEGYIDYPQYQINT; this comes from the coding sequence ATGAGCCTTTTTACCCCCTATAAAAAATCACATCTGTCATTGAGTAATCGTATGGTGATGGCACCGATGACACGTTCGAGAACGACTCAGCCAGGCAATACACCCAATGAGATGATGGCTGAGTATTATGCTCAGCGAGCTTCTACGGGCTTAATTATCACCGAAGCAACTCAGATCTCAGATGATAGTCAGGGCTATTCATTTACGCCGGGAGTCTACACCTCAGAGCAGGTTGAGGGCTGGAAAAAAGTCACATCGGCAGTACATCTGGCGGGAGGCACTATTTTCAATCAGCTATGGCATGTGGGGCGGGTATCTCATCCTGTTTTTCAACGGGGACAGGCACCGATAGGCCCATCGGCTATAAAGCCGACAGATACTCAAGTTTGGGTGGTAGATGAGGCCAATCCAGAGGGACAGATGGTCGATTGTCCAACGCCTCGAGAAATGCACCAAGGGGATATCGATCGTGTGGTCAATGACTTTGCCCTAGCGGCAAAAAATGCCATCGATGCTGGTTTTGATGGAGTCGAAATTCACGGTGGCAATGGTTATCTTATCGATCAGTTTTTACGTACCAACTCTAACCATAGAGCTGATGAATATGGCGGAACACCAGAGAAACGTATTCGCTTTTTAATCGAAATAGTCAAAGCGGTCAGCGTTAAAATTGGAGCCGCAAAAGTGGGTGTTAGATTAGCCCCCTTTGTGACCTTTAAAGATATGGGCTGCCCTGAAATTGTAGAGACGATTTTGTTAGCCGCTAAGCAATTAGGCACGATGAATATTGGCTATGTTCATTTATCTGAAGCGGATTGGGATGATGCACCACAGATCCCAGAATCATTTCGCGTTGAACTCAGAGAAGTGTTTCATGGCACCATTATCGTGGCGGGGCGTTATGATGTTAATCGAGCCAATGAGATCTTAACTAAGGAATATGCCGATTTAGTCGCATTTGGGCGTTCATTTATTGCTAATCCTGATTTGCCTTATCGTCTGTGTAATCAGCTACCCTTGGCTAATTTCGATAAGGGACCACTGTTTGGTGGTGGCGCTGAAGGCTATATCGATTACCCGCAATATCAGATTAACACCTGA
- a CDS encoding LysR family transcriptional regulator produces MKIQLESLISFIAAADTGSFSAAGRKLKKSQAGISLSIQNLEIDLGFTLFDRNGKYPLLTQQGELVLKDARLLMSQYSTFVERSKFISTVEQTKLSIGIDPLVCCQEVKDIILRFSEAFPAVELTIVQRSSESLSQKLADETLEFALGLFGRDIEKTFENMPAFQLDSCWVVSPSYSLAKNLQHDDVDSRAIKIDRATFNQSRILLPSETPLAGFYEVSLTKKIWYVEDIHTLLSFCRNGLGIAFLPSFVVAHDLEKGSLNKLSLEKEQSRNRDWRSSLIFTIGHQKSPAVEWLTQQLLNI; encoded by the coding sequence ATGAAAATTCAACTCGAGAGTCTTATCTCCTTTATCGCAGCAGCCGATACAGGTTCATTTAGTGCAGCAGGTAGAAAATTAAAAAAATCTCAGGCTGGTATCAGCTTGTCGATTCAAAACCTGGAAATAGATCTGGGTTTTACCTTGTTTGACAGAAATGGAAAATACCCTCTGTTGACTCAGCAAGGGGAGTTGGTATTGAAAGACGCACGCTTATTGATGTCTCAATACAGCACGTTTGTCGAGCGCTCTAAATTTATCTCCACGGTAGAACAGACCAAGCTGAGTATAGGTATAGATCCTCTGGTTTGCTGCCAAGAGGTTAAAGATATAATCCTAAGGTTTTCAGAGGCTTTCCCCGCAGTTGAGCTAACCATTGTACAGAGGTCCAGCGAGTCTTTATCTCAAAAACTTGCGGATGAAACACTGGAATTTGCACTCGGGTTATTCGGTCGAGATATTGAGAAGACCTTTGAAAATATGCCCGCATTCCAGCTCGATAGCTGCTGGGTCGTGTCACCAAGTTATTCACTCGCTAAAAATTTGCAGCATGATGATGTTGATTCCCGAGCTATCAAGATTGATAGAGCCACCTTTAATCAATCCCGTATATTACTGCCCTCAGAAACCCCATTGGCAGGGTTTTATGAGGTGAGTTTGACTAAGAAAATTTGGTATGTGGAGGATATTCATACCTTGTTGTCATTTTGTCGTAATGGTTTAGGGATTGCGTTTCTGCCTAGTTTTGTCGTTGCGCACGATCTGGAAAAAGGCAGTTTAAATAAGCTTTCTCTTGAAAAAGAACAGTCGAGAAATAGAGATTGGAGAAGCTCATTAATTTTTACGATTGGCCATCAAAAGTCACCAGCAGTCGAATGGCTAACTCAACAATTATTAAATATTTAA